A region of the Pseudomonas anguilliseptica genome:
AACTGGCCAGCCGCCTGAATGCGCCTGAGCTGATCCTGGTCGACCTGACCAGCAACGTCCGCTACACAGCCGGCCATATCCCTGGCGCACACTTTGTCGACCCCAAGCGCACCCAACTGGGCCAGCCTCCAGCACCCGGCTTGCTGCCTGAGCAGGCTCAACTTGAGCAATTGTTCGGCGAACTCGGGCATAACCCCAATGCCGTCTATGTGGTGTATGACGATGAAGGTGGCGGCTGGGCCGGACGCTTTATCTGGCTGCTGGATGTAATTGGTCACACGCGCTACCACTATCTGGACGGTGGCCTGCACGCCTGGCTGGAAGAAGAGCGTGAGCTCAGCAGCACAGTGCCGGATACCGGTACACAAGCTGTTGCACTGCAGCTGAACAGCGCGCCGACCGCGACCCGCGAATACCTGCAAAGCCGCCTCGGCGCTACCGACCTGGCCATCTGGGATGCCCGCGCACCCAGTGAGTACAACGGCGAGAAAGCCCTGGCGCAAAAAGCCGGGCACATCCCCGGCGCCATCAATTTCGAATGGACTGCGGGCATGGACCCAGCCCGGGCGCTGCGCATTCGTCAGGACATCCAGACACAACTCAACAGCCTCGGAATCACCGCCGACAAAGAAATCATCACCCACTGCCAGACCCACCACCGCTCCGGTTTTACCTACCTGATCGCCAAGCTGCTCGGCTATCCACGGGTAAAAGCCTATGCCGGCTCCTGGGGCGAGTGGGGCAACCACCCGGACACTCCGGTCGAGCGCTAAGCCCCGCAGACCGCCCGCCACTTTTAAGGAACGCCAATGAAAGATCGTCTGTTTATCCTCAGCCAGTACCTGCTGCCGCACCACCTACTGTCGCGCCTGATCGGCTGCGCTGCGGAATGCCGCGCCGGCTGGTTCAAGAATCGCCTGATCGGCTGGTTCGCTAAGCAGTACCAGGTCAATATGAGCGAAGCCCAGGTCGAAGACCTGACCGCCTTTGCTCACTTCAATGATTTCTTTACCCGCGCCCTGAAAGACGGCGCCCGCCCGCTCGACGATAGCCCTGGCGCAGTCCTCAGCCCGGCCGACGGCGCGGTCAGCCAGCTTGGCAAGATCGAACAAGGTCGGGTGTTCCAGGCCAAAGGCCACAGCTTCAGTGTGATCGAGCTGCTGGGCGGCGACACGGAGCGCGCAGCGGCCTTTATGGGCGGCGACTTCGCCACCATCTACCTCTCGCCCAAGGACTACCACCGCGTGCATATGCCACTGGCCGGCGCCCTGAAAGAGATGGTCTACGTGCCGGGCCGGCTGTTCTCGGTCAACCAGACCACCGCGGAAAATGTGCCCGAACTGTTTGCCCGCAACGAGCGCGTGGTCTGCCTGTTTGACACCGAGCGCGGCCCGATGGCCGTGGTGCTGGTCGGCGCGATGATCGTGGCGTCGATCGAAACCGTCTGGGCGGGCTTGGTCACACCACCCAAACGCACGTTGAAAACATTCAGTTACGACGAAGCTGCCCGCGCACCAATTGTGCTGGAAAAAGGCGCAGAACTCGGGCGTTTCAAGCTGGGCTCAACCGCCATCGTGCTGTTTGGCCCGGAGCAGGTGCAGTGGGCCGAAGAACTGGCCGCCAACAGCCCGGTACAGATGGGCCAACGCCTCGCCGCGTCACGCGGTTAATCTACCAAACCGGCACTATCAGCCTATGCGGCCAGTGCCGTGAGACCGGACAGAGTGAACCTCTGAGCATGAAAACCAGTCACAATAAAGACTTCCAGATGATTTGAGTGTCGCGCCAGCTTGGCAACCCAGCCAAGCACATGGCTGCGAGGCCTGCGAGATGCTGCTAGAGTCGAAACATAATTCTTAGACTCACCTGCCTTACCCGTGCGCTGGAGTATCTGATTTAGATGGATAAACAGAATTCTCACTTGCTACTGCGCGTCACCACGCCGGATAAGCAAAGCCTGTCATTCTGCGACGCCAGTCCGCGTGATCTGAAGAAATGGGTCGATGGCCTGCCCAAAGCCAATATCGGTGAAACCGCGCGCCAGCTGTATCAAGCACTGGTTGAACTCAACCAGTTGCTGACGCCTTCGGAAAATCGCCTGCAACTGCTGGAAATCCTCCGCCCGGAAATCTATTTCGTCTGCAAGCAACTGGAAAAACACTTCCTAAACCAAGCCATCGTCCTCGATGAGCGGCCGCGCAAGGTTGCCAACCTCTGCCAGGCCCTGCAGAACCACCTGGCCGTCGGTTATAAACTGATCGTGGCACGCCTGGCAGCGCAACCGGGCCGGGAACACCATCAACTGCTTGCCGTCGCGCTGCAGCGCGCTACGCATAGCCTGTGTGGCCCATTGATTCGCGCAAGCCAGCTGTACTGCCCAGTTCCCGAAGGGCTCTGGCTTGAGTTGCATCAGCTGTATCAGATTGCCCTGACGCGTGACCTGCACAAGACCATGATTCGTGATAGCCAGGCCCTGCGCACCCAAGGTATGAGCACCGAACAAAGCTATCTAGTCGCCCTGCTGCTCGGCTGCGCGCGCTGCAACCAGATGCGCCAGAGCGCCATTGCTCGCCTCGCCGAAGTGCTCGAGCCCTGGAGTGCACTGGCTACCCTGCAGGCTGGCGACGAGCCGTCCAGCCTGTTCGCCGTTGCGCCGCAAGTGGATGGTCCGCCTCGCTATATTTCGCTGTTCCAGCAAACCGAGCTGCACAAAGCACTAGGAATCGACCCCAGCCAACTGGTCGACGCTATCAAGGAACACCTGCTGCTGCCGGCCGAAAACATTGCTCAATCACGCCTGAGCGTGCCCGAAGGCTTCAGTCACGACATGCTGCAGCATCTGGCCGCAGCCTGGGGCGATATAGCCGAACGTACCTTCCAGCGCAGCCAGGGACAGGGCGCCCTGACCCTGTGCATTGGCATGAGTGCGCTGCATTTCTACCTGGCCGGCAAGCGTCCGTTCAACGAGGTGCTACAAGTTCCGGTAACCACCAATGCGGCAGTATTCAAGGCCGACACCGGGGCGCCGGATATTTGGTCGAACGCATTCGATGCGCAGAAGAGCAATCAGTGGGAAAACGGCCTACCCTTTGAAGAAATTCAATACAACAAGCCGAATCAGCCCAACGCACCGACGGAGCTAGGCGGCCAAGAAAGCTACCCGACCCACGAAGTCACCATCGTCAATATCAGCCCAGGCGGCTACTGCCTGTCGTGGCCGAGGAACGTCCCCAGCCAGCTGCAGGCCGGTGAACTGCTCGGTGTGCAAGGCTTGCCGCAACAAGGCTGGAGCACTGCCGTGGTGCGCTGGATTCGCCAGGTTCGTGGCGGCGGTACGCAGATGGGTATCGAGCTAATTGCTCCCCACGCGCAAGCTTGCGGCCTGCAACTGGTGCGCAAGGCAGAGCAGAATAGCCAGTACCTGCGCGCCCTGCTGCTGCCGGAAATCAGCGCCATCTCGCGGCCGGCCAGCCTGATTACTGCACGCCTGCCGTTCCAGGAGGGCAATAAGGTCAGCATCAATCTGAATGGCAACGAACATCGCGCAGTACTGAGCCGCCGGCAGACCAGCACCGGCAGTTTCAACCAGTTCGAGTACCGGGGTGTCGAGCAAATCAACGGTGAGCACGGGAAGCCTGTCACAGCGCCGAAAAGCCGCACACCAGACGGGGAGGAAGACTTTGACTCACTCTGGAAGTCGCTGTAGATTGCCGACGCTCTCCCTTTTCGCGCCCGTTCGGCGCAGATTTGATACCACACCATGGCCATTGAAAAAAAAACCATTCGGCTACTGATACTCGAAGACTCGCAGAACGAGGCCGAGCGCCTGGTCAGCCTGTTCCGCAATGCCGGGCGGGCAACCCGTGTGCATCGCCTGAGTTCCAGCGATGACCTTAACGAGGCCCTGCAGCAAAGCTGGGACCTGCTGATCTGCGCGCCGAGCAGTGAACAGCTGGCGCCGAATGAAGCGATTGGTGCGATCCGCCGCCAGGCCAAGGATATTCCGGTCATTCAGCTGCTCGCCGACAACGACTCAGACAGCATCACCGAAGCCTTGATGCTCGGTGCTCAGGACGCGCTGCCACAAGGTGAAGACGAACGCCTGGTACTGGTTGCCAAGCGCGAGCTGGCCAACCTGGAAGAACGCCGCGCCCGCCGCGCCTCGGAAGTCGCCCTGCGCGAGACGGAAAAACGCTGCCAGCTGCTGCTCGACAGTTCCGTTGATGCAATCACCTATGTGCACGACGGCATGCATATCTATGCCAACCGCGCCTATCTGGAACTGTTCGCCTACGAAGATGCCGATGAACTGGAAGGCATGCCAATGATCGACTTGATCGGTAGCAGCGACCAGTCGAGCTTCAAGGACTTCCTGAAGAACTATCAAAGTGCCGAAGGCAGCGCCGAACTCAACTGCGCCGGGATCAAGGCCAATGGCCAGAGCTTCCCGGCGCAGATGAGCTTCTCCCCGGCCACCTACGATGGCGAGCCGTGTATCCAGGTGGTGATTCGTGCCGAAACCGGTAACGCCGAGCTGGAAGAAAAACTGCGCGAGATCAGCAGCCAGGATCTGGTTACCGGCCTGTTCAACCGCACCCACTTCCTCGAACTGATGGACAGTGCCGCCGAGCGCGCAGTGAATGCCGGCCAGCCTTCGAGCCTTGCCTACATCCGCGTCGACCGCTACGCCAGCCTGCTCGCTGATATCGGCCTGGCCGGTATCGACATCCTCCTCACCGATCTGGCTAATCTGCTGCGTGCGCACT
Encoded here:
- a CDS encoding rhodanese-like domain-containing protein, which translates into the protein MTAFAELPLLIEPAQLASRLNAPELILVDLTSNVRYTAGHIPGAHFVDPKRTQLGQPPAPGLLPEQAQLEQLFGELGHNPNAVYVVYDDEGGGWAGRFIWLLDVIGHTRYHYLDGGLHAWLEEERELSSTVPDTGTQAVALQLNSAPTATREYLQSRLGATDLAIWDARAPSEYNGEKALAQKAGHIPGAINFEWTAGMDPARALRIRQDIQTQLNSLGITADKEIITHCQTHHRSGFTYLIAKLLGYPRVKAYAGSWGEWGNHPDTPVER
- the asd gene encoding archaetidylserine decarboxylase (Phosphatidylserine decarboxylase is synthesized as a single chain precursor. Generation of the pyruvoyl active site from a Ser is coupled to cleavage of a Gly-Ser bond between the larger (beta) and smaller (alpha chains). It is an integral membrane protein.) produces the protein MKDRLFILSQYLLPHHLLSRLIGCAAECRAGWFKNRLIGWFAKQYQVNMSEAQVEDLTAFAHFNDFFTRALKDGARPLDDSPGAVLSPADGAVSQLGKIEQGRVFQAKGHSFSVIELLGGDTERAAAFMGGDFATIYLSPKDYHRVHMPLAGALKEMVYVPGRLFSVNQTTAENVPELFARNERVVCLFDTERGPMAVVLVGAMIVASIETVWAGLVTPPKRTLKTFSYDEAARAPIVLEKGAELGRFKLGSTAIVLFGPEQVQWAEELAANSPVQMGQRLAASRG
- a CDS encoding molecular chaperone, translated to MDKQNSHLLLRVTTPDKQSLSFCDASPRDLKKWVDGLPKANIGETARQLYQALVELNQLLTPSENRLQLLEILRPEIYFVCKQLEKHFLNQAIVLDERPRKVANLCQALQNHLAVGYKLIVARLAAQPGREHHQLLAVALQRATHSLCGPLIRASQLYCPVPEGLWLELHQLYQIALTRDLHKTMIRDSQALRTQGMSTEQSYLVALLLGCARCNQMRQSAIARLAEVLEPWSALATLQAGDEPSSLFAVAPQVDGPPRYISLFQQTELHKALGIDPSQLVDAIKEHLLLPAENIAQSRLSVPEGFSHDMLQHLAAAWGDIAERTFQRSQGQGALTLCIGMSALHFYLAGKRPFNEVLQVPVTTNAAVFKADTGAPDIWSNAFDAQKSNQWENGLPFEEIQYNKPNQPNAPTELGGQESYPTHEVTIVNISPGGYCLSWPRNVPSQLQAGELLGVQGLPQQGWSTAVVRWIRQVRGGGTQMGIELIAPHAQACGLQLVRKAEQNSQYLRALLLPEISAISRPASLITARLPFQEGNKVSINLNGNEHRAVLSRRQTSTGSFNQFEYRGVEQINGEHGKPVTAPKSRTPDGEEDFDSLWKSL